GTGCAGGTCAGGAGGGTCACCAAGGTCGTCAAGGGAGGGAAACAGCTCAGGTTCCGCGCCGTGGTCGTCGTCGGCGACAAGAAGGGTCAGGTGGGAGTCGGAGTTGGCAAGGCCAAGGAAGTCATTGCCGCGGTTCAGAAGTCCGCCGTCAATGCCAGGAGGAACATCATCAAGGTGCCCATGACTAAGTACTCCACTTTCCCCCATAGGTACGTTTTACATTCTCAACCTTAGACAATTCTCTTGTTGGAGTAGCGGAGTTGGAGTAGCGGAGTACAAGTTCGAGGTGAAGTCCCACACATTGGGTGGATAGAAACGGGAAATTCCCACATTGGATAGAAATGAGAAAATTTAAGGTCTTGGGCTAAATTGTGGTGGCAAGTCCACTTATGTGGTTTTCCTGGTGTTTACCCCCTCATATGCACATCAGACTCCATTTTTCCAAGATGTTGTAATTCTGTGTTTGACATGTCACTAGCTGTTAACTATTGGATGAAATAATACAGGAAAATTGAATTGATGGAAAGTAGTGTGGAATGTGGATATGTAATTGTTACTTTCTAAGTGACTATGGCTTGGTTTGGATAAGTTTATCCAGAAGtacttttagaagaaaattaaatgagtttcttcataagctaaaattagcttatgcataagttaaaaatcatcttttaGAGAAACTATGAGTGAGCTTCtacataaactaattttagcttataaaCTATTAAGAAGctcatttcattctttttcttcttagaaGTACTTCtaaagaagtttatccaaacaagtcTTATATGGGACATGGTTCTGCCTGGTTTAAGTTGGTTACCAGCAAGACCCTGGAAGTACTGAAAGGAGCATGAATTTTTTACTGAGCCGATGGATGTAGGCGTGTGGCAACTTGTGATTGAAAGAGTATTTGATTGAGTACAGTTCTGGAATGCCAAAGATTCAAAAGGTTCTGATAAAGTAGCATAGTGATCCATCCCACCAGAAAGTCTCACTACTTAGAAATCGAGGTCAATGATAGTTTATAAACACTCTTCTTTTTTTACCCACTGAAATGTCTTTGAAGGACAAAACCATGAAGATGAAGGACTTTAAGCCATGATCAATATTAACTTTAACCAAGCAAGCAATGAAAGCTAAAGGTAAAGCTTAATAATGCAGCAGACTTGAGATTGAACACATAGTATTATGATCACTTTAAGCAGTAGTAACTTGAATCCTATCTCCCGTTGTAACCAAAGAAACTTTGTTCTGGAAGTTTCTTAACTTGAATAGGACTTGAAGTGCATAGTTTCTTCCTGATAAGAGTTGGAACATTTACTCGGAGTAGAAGTATGTATGTCAATGGTTCTGATATCTGGGAATCTGGATTGATTGACCTCATGTTTGATGAGTTATTTATGTATGAATGATCAtgagttaaaaattatgaattgcTCTCATTCTGGATAGCTGATACTAATTTTTGTGTTGTAAATTGTTTTTCCAGAGCTGATGGAGATTATGGAGCGGCAAAGGTGATGCTTAGACCTGCTTCTCCCGGTACTGGGGTTATTGCAGGTGGGTCTGTGAGAATTGTTCTGGAAATGGCAGGAGTTGATAATGCTTTGGGAAAGCAACTAGGGAGTAATAATGCACTCAACAATGCCAGAGCGACTGTTGCTGCTGTGCAGAAAATGAAGCAGTTTCGTGAGGTTGCTGAGGAGCGTGGGATTCCAATGGAAGAATTGTGGAAGTAATGAAATTTGTGAAGGGAATGTAATTTTTAGATGTCGATGTTTGTGATATAGAGCTGGTCATAGTTCTGTTAAGGAAGTGAAAAacattgttcaatttttgtTGAAAGTTTTATGAAAGTGAACAGTTTCTTCAAAAAGCTACTTGTTCAGGTTGAATTCAATATATTCTTTATCTATCTGTTTGATTTGTATTTATGGTCGTCCAATTTACGCTTGGCTAAATCAATGTCGATGACTCAATTATTCAATTGCAGAAAGATTGTGTGAATCTTCCACCATTAGAGTGTTTCCTCATCACCTTCGATTAAGGAACCATGATGGTTAGTTAAGGTGTCTCTGAAAGGGGTGCTTTTTTCCAACCCTATTTGCTCCACCATTATTTTCTTAATGgttgtttcctgttttcatcaaggctcaaaatttgaaaacttaTATGCTTATTTTAggtttttgattttgatatcaACTGATGAGGTGTTGAGTTGACGAGAAAATTCAAGGTAAGAAAAACCATTACTTACATAGGATAAAAATGACTATATATAATTGAGGGTAAACACAGTTCATCTAATCTACCAAATTACTTCTATTGAGAAGTTTCAGATTTACAAGTTTTTGGACTACGAATATTGAGATCCTCTTCATTATACATTAAACCAAAACAACCATAGAGTATTTCTCAAGCATTTTAAGACAGTGTCCTCGGAAATGCTCCCAATCTCACGCATCTTATAAGAAAAAAGTCATTTGCTCTTTAGGTTCTCTAAGCCCATCTCGCGCATTTGATGTTCAACAGAGACTAAACCGGTTTGTGTAAGAAACCtgcagaaaaaaaatacattcagtACTGCAAAGTGTTATGAAGATGGATCAACAATAGTTAGTTAGCTAAGCTCTAGCCTTATAACAGAAATCTGTTCTAAACCTATTAGCTGTGTGATACCTATATTTGTAACTAGAGTTGGTGTATATAAGTCTCAGCTGATGTAATTCTTGTAGGACATATTCTTTAGTTTCATTGTGATCAAAAACAAACTCTGAGTGCAAGTGAGGAGAGGACATATTCTTTAGATTCATTGTGATAAAAAACAAACTCTGAGTGCAAGTGAGGAGAGGCTATTGTAAACTTCCCTAGAAGTCTTGCTGCTGCATGCTGTGTAGTTGTGATCATTGAATGAAGAAAGAATCGGCTACAGTGTGGATGTAGGGGTCTCCAATTGTCCTGAACCACGATAATTTTCTTGCTGTTTTACTCTTTCTTTAGCTCCTTTGTCCTTAGTTTTATTGCTCATTACAACACAAAGGAAAACCACTATAGAATATTCTGAGTTCTAGCCAACAACTCACTCATAATTAGATGCCAAAAGAAAACCAATGCTTTTCTAGAATTTACTTATACATATGCCATAATGATACAACATGCATTTcctttttattcttctctttgcaaTCTTCCTCATGAAGGGAACACAAAGTGGCCTGTGGAATCACAATATGCTGACTAAATCATATCTGCACCTATGCGTTTTCCATGCTATTGCACCATGAAAAACTAAATCTAATTCACGAATTACAACATCACCAAATCCATCACAAAACATTTTGCATTGCCATGTGAAgtgccacacacacacacacttttataaaacaaaatacacaCAAACATGCATACATGAAAAGCTTAActaggagatataaggttggctTGATGGTAAAGGATGAAGGGAGGGAGAGATAGATCACAGGTTCGAATCCCCCTATTACaataactaacaactaatatttgtcgataaaaaaaataaaaatgaaaaacttaacTCATGCATGGGCATAAAACTTGGTCTTCCTTATTACAATGACAACACTTCCAATCCAAGTTGTGTCATTTAGGAACCAACATGGTCAAACAGAATGTCACATCACATTCACAAATCATAAGTGCATAGTTGTTACATGATCAATTTTAGACTCCACAAGGATGCAAACTGCATAGAAAGCATAAACGATGAAcgaaatctcaatttaaatttgaaagcaatacaCTTTACAATGGGTAAGGATGAAAGTACCAGCTGAGAAGCAAGAAGAGGGTGAGGCAAATTAGAACAAGGAATGCAACATGGAAAATCAACCATGAATCACTGGAAGAGAATGCTAAGGCCAGCATAACAGCAAGACAGAGACCCAGCAATAAAAAAGTGGACTTTAAAGTAATCCATGTAGGACCCTGAATCAAAAcacacaataacaaaaaaataatcacaaaaATTTAACGAAAAAAAGGGTATACTAAAAGTTAAAATTGGAAGAGATCGCAGAGTGAAAATACGGACATTAACACCAGGAGCTAAAGCTCCAAGGAGAACTGCTGTGGCTGAAGATACATCTCCAGCATCTGATCCTGTGTTCCGGTTTTCCATCTTGCAACGGAAATTGAAGTTAGTTGATTAGGGTTTATAGCTGTTGAGCCAAATCTCAATTTCCCGTTAAACTCTTATTCTACATTTCTACCAGTTTTAGCCTTTCAGTTTCAGAtttagaaagaaggaaaaataatattttgggtAGATAATTGATTGGGCTTCGAACAATTTGGGTCGaagaaaatgttattatttatacctccttaatcctttttatattaatatattttcattaagccaaagagaaaattataaaaatgattaatttgattttcttgtaAAGATTAATTATCAACTCAAGTTGATGAATACTTTGTCCGAAAGtcataagtgaaaaaaaaaatatactttcagGTTCTTCGAAAAAAACAATCAATGGCTAGAatgctaaaagaaaaaaaaaataataagaatttgaCATGTGTCCTATAAATAATGGCGGGAAAAGACTCTTAATGGATAgtaatagaaataataattttttttttgagttgaaTAGAAGTAATAGATAATAGATTTgtgaaataaaaacatgtaataCATAATAGATAGATCGACTagaacttaattttataattaatgcaACAAGTGAATGCCCTTGGATTTATGTGGCTAAAAAAATCaacctaactttttttttctttaaaaggaAAAGTTAGGTCAAAACACCTCTATAAAAcatcttgaaaagaaaaataacttatttttttaaaatatcgtaaaaatatttaaaaagccAATGTAAGGAGATATTGAATCTCTATTCGAATCCCGGTGAGTAGCTTTTTCTTTTCgttaaatgatattttgttcttttatcttattcaaaaatattttaaaaaaaaattattttagcctttatctcatttaaaaattcaaaatattttttaaaaatttgcttTCATACTTTAtcttatttcaaaaatttaaaataattctttaacTAACTAAATATCggctaaaatatatatttggacCCCTAATgtatttttggttttgaattaGTTTCTTATGTTTTAAAAGTTCTAAAATGGTTtcctaaagattttttttttaatacgttTGTCCATCTATTAGTTTTATCCCAAATAATGTTAAACATGATAATCGATTAAGTCAATCGTGGCTCCACTGCAATGGTATGTAATGTCGTTACACACGAGAAAATTATCTAAATGACATTAATGGGATAAATTTTTTGGACATATACCTTATCAACCTCTCCATAATCATGGAATCCCA
The nucleotide sequence above comes from Glycine soja cultivar W05 chromosome 11, ASM419377v2, whole genome shotgun sequence. Encoded proteins:
- the LOC114374323 gene encoding uncharacterized protein LOC114374323 isoform X4, encoding MENRNTGSDAGDVSSATAVLLGALAPGVNGPTWITLKSTFLLLGLCLAVMLALAFSSSDSWLIFHVAFLVLICLTLFLLLSCLHPCGV
- the LOC114374323 gene encoding uncharacterized protein LOC114374323 isoform X2; this translates as MENRNTGSDAGDVSSATAVLLGALAPGVNGPTWITLKSTFLLLGLCLAVMLALAFSSSDSWLIFHVAFLVLICLTLFLLLSWFLTQTGLVSVEHQMREMGLENLKSK
- the LOC114374323 gene encoding uncharacterized protein LOC114374323 isoform X3 — translated: MENRNTGSDAGDVSSATAVLLGALAPGVNGPTWITLKSTFLLLGLCLAVMLALAFSSSDSWLIFHVAFLVLICLTLFLLLSWTIGDPYIHTVADSFFIQ
- the LOC114374323 gene encoding uncharacterized protein LOC114374323 isoform X1, which translates into the protein MENRNTGSDAGDVSSATAVLLGALAPGVNGPTWITLKSTFLLLGLCLAVMLALAFSSSDSWLIFHVAFLVLICLTLFLLLSWPLCVPFMRKIAKRRIKRKCMLYHYGICISKF